A stretch of the Lactuca sativa cultivar Salinas chromosome 9, Lsat_Salinas_v11, whole genome shotgun sequence genome encodes the following:
- the LOC111921686 gene encoding calmodulin-1, translated as MAERLTYDQINEFRQAFSMIDKDSDGLISTDDLIGVIQTLNENATNEDVQEMMNEVDHGNEQGTIDFDEFLSIMSKRMKDSVSDELKEAFKVFDRDQDGYISPDELRNVMINLGERLKDEELEQMIREADLDGDGVISYEEFVRVMMNSS; from the exons ATGGCTGAAAGACTCACATATGATCAGATCAACGAGTTTCGTCAAGCATTTTCCATGATCGATAAGGATTCCGATG GGTTGATAAGTACGGATGATTTGATTGGTGTGATTCAGACGTTGAATGAAAATGCTACTAACGAAGATGTCCAAGAGATGATGAACGAAGTTGATCATGGAAATGAACAAGGCACTATTGATTTTGATGAGTTTCTCAGTATCATGTCCAAAAGAATGAAA GATAGCGTGAGCGACGAGCTAAAAGAAGCTTTTAAAGTGTTTGATCGAGACCAAGATGGCTATATTTCACCAGATGAG CTAAGAAACGTGATGATAAATTTGGGGGAGCGATTAAAAGATGAAGAGTTGGAACAAATGATACGAGAAGCTGATCTTGATGGTGATGGTGTTATTAGCTACGAGGAATTCGTTAGGGTTATGATGAATTCTTCATGA